The Acidobacteriota bacterium genome includes a region encoding these proteins:
- a CDS encoding phosphate ABC transporter substrate-binding protein — protein MKNLTTRPAFVPCTLALAAALVAACGGGSGSRSVIQNKGSDTLVNVAQAWAEEYAALRPGTAVAVTGGGSGTGIAAMINGTVDIANSSRKMKDSELELARGNGNEPIEFVVGYDALAIFVHPDNPLDEISLEQLAALYGEGGDIDTWSQYGVEVPGCGSDEIVRVSRQNNSGTYVYFREAVLGDRRDFRLGSRDMHGSKDVVDLVENTPCAIGYSGLAYANDHVKMPCVRQGEDGDCVSPTVETAIDGSYPIARPLFMYTAGEPEGAIGEYIDWVLSDEGQCIIYDKGYAPRGDVDCS, from the coding sequence GTGAAGAACCTGACAACGAGACCCGCCTTCGTCCCATGCACCCTGGCTCTCGCGGCCGCCCTGGTTGCCGCCTGCGGCGGCGGTAGCGGCTCCCGCAGCGTGATTCAGAACAAGGGCTCCGACACCCTGGTCAATGTCGCCCAGGCGTGGGCCGAGGAGTACGCCGCCTTGAGGCCCGGTACCGCGGTCGCGGTGACCGGCGGCGGGTCGGGGACCGGTATCGCCGCGATGATCAACGGCACGGTCGACATCGCGAACTCCAGCCGCAAGATGAAGGACTCCGAGCTCGAGTTGGCGCGCGGCAACGGCAACGAGCCGATCGAGTTCGTCGTCGGCTACGACGCACTGGCGATCTTCGTCCATCCCGACAACCCGCTGGACGAGATCTCGCTGGAGCAGTTGGCCGCGCTCTACGGCGAGGGCGGCGACATCGACACCTGGAGCCAGTACGGCGTCGAGGTGCCGGGCTGCGGCAGCGACGAGATCGTCCGCGTCAGCCGGCAGAACAACTCCGGCACCTACGTCTACTTCCGCGAGGCGGTGCTCGGCGACCGGCGCGACTTCCGGCTCGGCTCGCGCGACATGCACGGCTCGAAGGACGTGGTCGACCTGGTCGAGAACACGCCCTGCGCGATCGGTTACAGCGGCCTCGCCTATGCCAATGACCACGTGAAGATGCCCTGCGTCAGGCAAGGCGAGGACGGCGACTGCGTGTCTCCCACGGTCGAGACCGCGATCGACGGTTCCTATCCCATCGCGCGCCCGCTGTTCATGTACACCGCGGGCGAGCCCGAGGGCGCGATCGGCGAGTACATCGACTGGGTGCTCAGCGACGAGGGCCAGTGCATCATCTACGACAAGGGTTACGCGCCGCGCGGCGACGTGGACTGTTCCTGA
- the pstC gene encoding phosphate ABC transporter permease subunit PstC — MPELAHAADRRDAAWWVDRAVQILVLAGGLSAIVFIAGIFVFITREGAGFVFDRFDFREFFGSPRWTPTSSHNPTYGALALIAGTASVTGLAMVVSVPFSLGAAIYIGEFATGRVRETLKVLVELLAAIPSVVWGFIGLSIMNPLIIQVFDVPVGLNVLNSGVILGLMAAPIMTTIAEDALKAVPDTYREAAEAMGATRWQVTFKVVLPAARNGLVAATLLGVGRGFGETMAVLMASGHSINLPTSPFDSVRALTATIAAELGETAAGSDHYGALFTLGIFLFLVTFAINFAADVFVRGGQRKHRRRGRRPAASANP; from the coding sequence TTGCCTGAACTGGCGCACGCCGCGGACCGGCGGGATGCCGCCTGGTGGGTCGACCGCGCGGTCCAGATTCTCGTGCTGGCCGGTGGGTTGTCGGCGATCGTCTTCATCGCCGGGATCTTCGTGTTCATCACCCGCGAGGGCGCCGGCTTCGTCTTCGATCGCTTCGACTTCCGCGAGTTCTTCGGTTCACCGCGCTGGACGCCGACCTCGAGCCACAACCCGACGTACGGCGCGCTCGCCCTGATCGCGGGCACGGCCTCCGTGACCGGACTCGCCATGGTCGTCTCCGTGCCGTTCTCGCTCGGCGCCGCGATCTACATCGGCGAGTTCGCCACCGGCCGCGTGCGCGAGACGCTGAAGGTGCTCGTGGAGCTCCTGGCCGCGATCCCGTCCGTGGTCTGGGGGTTCATCGGGCTGTCGATCATGAACCCGCTGATCATCCAGGTCTTCGACGTGCCCGTCGGCCTGAACGTGCTGAACTCCGGGGTCATCCTGGGGCTGATGGCGGCTCCGATCATGACGACGATCGCCGAGGATGCGTTGAAGGCGGTGCCCGACACATACCGGGAGGCGGCCGAGGCGATGGGGGCGACCCGCTGGCAGGTGACCTTCAAGGTCGTGCTGCCCGCGGCCCGCAACGGTCTGGTCGCGGCGACGCTGCTCGGCGTCGGACGCGGGTTCGGCGAGACGATGGCGGTGCTGATGGCCAGCGGCCACTCGATCAACCTGCCGACGAGTCCCTTCGACTCGGTGCGGGCGCTGACCGCGACGATCGCCGCCGAACTCGGCGAGACCGCCGCCGGTTCCGATCACTACGGGGCGCTCTTCACGCTCGGCATCTTCCTGTTCCTGGTCACCTTCGCGATCAACTTCGCCGCCGACGTGTTCGTGCGGGGAGGCCAGCGCAAGCACCGCCGCCGGGGCCGCCGGCCGGCCGCGTCGGCGAACCCGTAG
- the pstA gene encoding phosphate ABC transporter permease PstA: MFEATAQNRNNRKVEGLFRLLFLWMTCMLILPVALILGVLVYRGGPAISWEFLFTQPLNNMTAGGILPALVGTVWLVVVALIASVPVGVAAALYLSEYAPDNRLTRAINLAIINLAGVPSIVHALFGLGAFVIFFRFGTSILAASLTLAVMTLPVVIVATRESLQTVPLAFREACWNMGATRWQTIRKIVLPNAISGILTGVILEVSRTSGETAPIMFTGAAAFIPFLPQGVLDQTMAMSLHLFVISTQVPDVPEHMPFGVALVLISMVLAMNGISIAFRVYLRGRKKW; encoded by the coding sequence ATGTTCGAAGCGACGGCACAGAACCGCAACAACCGGAAGGTCGAGGGTCTCTTCCGGCTCCTCTTCCTGTGGATGACGTGCATGCTCATCCTGCCGGTCGCTCTGATCCTCGGCGTGCTCGTCTACCGGGGCGGTCCGGCCATCTCCTGGGAGTTCCTGTTCACCCAGCCGCTCAACAACATGACCGCGGGCGGCATCCTGCCGGCCCTGGTCGGCACGGTGTGGCTGGTCGTCGTCGCCCTGATCGCCTCGGTGCCGGTCGGCGTCGCGGCGGCGCTCTACCTGAGCGAGTACGCGCCGGACAACCGCCTCACCCGGGCGATCAACCTGGCGATCATCAACCTGGCCGGCGTGCCGTCGATCGTCCACGCCCTCTTCGGCCTCGGTGCCTTCGTCATCTTCTTCCGCTTCGGCACGAGCATCCTGGCCGCCAGCCTGACCCTGGCGGTCATGACCCTGCCGGTCGTCATCGTCGCCACTAGGGAGTCGCTCCAGACCGTGCCACTCGCCTTCCGTGAGGCCTGCTGGAACATGGGCGCGACGCGCTGGCAGACGATCCGCAAGATCGTGCTTCCGAACGCGATCAGCGGCATCCTGACCGGCGTCATCCTGGAAGTGTCCCGCACGTCGGGCGAGACGGCTCCGATCATGTTCACTGGCGCCGCGGCCTTCATCCCATTCCTGCCGCAGGGAGTGCTCGACCAGACGATGGCGATGTCGCTGCACCTGTTCGTCATCTCGACCCAGGTGCCGGACGTGCCGGAGCACATGCCCTTCGGCGTCGCCCTGGTCCTGATCTCCATGGTGCTGGCGATGAACGGGATCTCGATCGCCTTCCGCGTCTACCTGCGGGGTCGCAAGAAGTGGTGA
- a CDS encoding ATP-binding cassette domain-containing protein — MSVPVQASEAAGYAIEVEDLAIGYHGKPALSGVTLQVPTHEIFGIIGPANSGKTSFLRAINRMDLMTAGMEVSGSVRVEGRDVRSWRNPYALRQRIGVVFPLPVGLPLTIYDNVALSSRLRGTRKKAELDVIVERCLRRAALWDEVKDRLDSLGSLLSGGQQQRLTIARALSQDPSILLLDEFSIAVDPVTTMRIEEVLAELKSEMTIVLVTNLVQQARRLASRTAFFLTGELVEVTETEVMFEGGAQDPRTTAYVEGKFG; from the coding sequence GTGAGCGTTCCGGTCCAGGCGAGCGAGGCAGCAGGCTACGCGATCGAGGTCGAGGACCTGGCGATCGGCTACCACGGCAAGCCGGCGCTTTCCGGCGTCACGCTCCAGGTGCCGACGCACGAGATCTTCGGCATCATCGGACCGGCGAACAGCGGCAAGACCTCGTTTCTGCGCGCCATCAACCGGATGGACCTGATGACGGCGGGCATGGAGGTGTCCGGCAGCGTGCGGGTCGAGGGTCGGGACGTGCGTAGTTGGCGCAATCCCTACGCCCTGCGGCAGCGGATCGGCGTCGTTTTTCCGCTGCCGGTCGGCCTGCCGCTGACGATCTACGACAACGTCGCGCTGTCGTCCCGGTTGCGGGGCACGCGGAAGAAGGCAGAGCTGGATGTGATCGTCGAACGCTGCCTCCGCCGGGCGGCGCTCTGGGACGAGGTCAAGGACCGGCTCGATTCCCTGGGCAGCCTGCTCTCGGGCGGCCAGCAGCAGCGGCTGACGATCGCCCGCGCGCTGTCGCAGGACCCGTCGATCCTCCTGCTCGACGAGTTCTCGATCGCGGTCGATCCGGTGACGACGATGCGCATCGAAGAGGTGCTGGCGGAGCTCAAGTCCGAGATGACGATCGTGCTGGTCACGAATCTCGTCCAGCAGGCGCGGCGGCTGGCCTCGCGGACCGCCTTCTTCCTGACCGGCGAGCTGGTCGAGGTCACCGAAACGGAGGTGATGTTCGAGGGCGGCGCCCAGGATCCGCGCACGACCGCCTACGTCGAAGGGAAGTTCGGATGA
- a CDS encoding phosphate ABC transporter ATP-binding protein, with product MSVAEPATPGAADASAAILVEKLNLWYGDFQALLDVDLRVRAGAITSLIGPSGCGKTTLLRSINRINERLGYVRTTGSIRLWGLDVLDPSVELAQLRKQVGMVFQRPNPLPLSVRDNVLFGTRVHLPDGRPPNRVESDRIVEEALREVLLWDELKDSLDRRGTELSLEQQQKLCIARLLPVKPRLLLMDEPCSALDPAGTEAVEELIWKLRGDYTILIVTHNMAQARRASEECVFMLLGEIIEHSDTASMFLNPADSQTAAYIEGRYG from the coding sequence ATGAGCGTGGCGGAACCGGCGACCCCGGGCGCCGCCGACGCCTCGGCGGCGATCCTGGTCGAGAAGCTGAACCTCTGGTACGGCGACTTCCAGGCCCTGCTCGACGTGGATCTTCGGGTGCGAGCCGGCGCGATCACCTCCCTGATCGGCCCTTCCGGCTGCGGCAAGACGACGCTGCTGCGGTCGATCAACCGGATTAACGAGCGTCTCGGCTACGTCCGCACGACCGGAAGCATCCGGCTCTGGGGCCTCGATGTGCTCGATCCTTCGGTCGAGCTGGCGCAGCTTCGCAAGCAGGTCGGCATGGTCTTCCAGCGCCCCAATCCGTTGCCGTTGTCCGTGCGGGACAACGTCCTGTTCGGAACCCGTGTCCACCTGCCCGACGGGCGACCGCCGAACAGGGTCGAGAGCGACCGGATCGTGGAGGAGGCGCTGCGCGAGGTGCTGCTTTGGGACGAACTGAAGGACTCGCTCGACCGCCGCGGCACCGAGCTCTCGCTCGAGCAGCAGCAGAAGCTGTGCATCGCCCGCCTGCTGCCGGTCAAGCCGAGACTGCTGCTGATGGACGAACCGTGCTCGGCGCTCGATCCCGCCGGCACCGAGGCCGTCGAGGAGCTGATCTGGAAGCTCCGCGGCGACTACACGATCCTGATCGTCACCCACAACATGGCGCAGGCCCGCCGGGCGAGCGAGGAATGCGTGTTCATGCTGCTCGGCGAGATCATCGAGCACAGCGACACGGCCTCGATGTTCCTGAATCCGGCGGACAGCCAGACCGCGGCCTACATCGAGGGGCGGTACGGCTGA
- a CDS encoding SRPBCC family protein, producing the protein MPDSNAGSGQPDPGIEVGDSKPILVAREIDTWNADQETVFATLAHGGRHGEAIPEMLSVEFVSDNKMGVGAQFREIRDWTPIQVAFAKFAKLHQNVVTCIEYEPHRRVRYMSNGAGARWHSIYTLTPVGEGRTQVEIRLEIRPKNLLGKWLPQLMKAPVQESTKADFEALKARIEGADS; encoded by the coding sequence ATGCCTGATTCAAATGCAGGTTCGGGGCAGCCGGACCCGGGGATCGAGGTCGGAGACTCGAAGCCGATCCTCGTGGCGAGAGAGATCGACACCTGGAACGCCGACCAGGAAACCGTGTTCGCGACGCTCGCCCACGGCGGCCGCCACGGGGAGGCGATTCCCGAGATGCTGAGCGTGGAGTTCGTTTCCGACAATAAAATGGGAGTCGGCGCGCAGTTCCGGGAGATCCGGGACTGGACCCCGATCCAGGTGGCGTTCGCGAAGTTCGCCAAGCTGCACCAGAACGTCGTCACGTGCATCGAGTACGAGCCCCACCGGCGAGTCCGGTACATGTCCAACGGCGCCGGAGCGCGCTGGCATTCGATCTACACCCTCACCCCGGTGGGCGAAGGCCGGACGCAGGTGGAGATCCGACTGGAGATCCGTCCCAAGAACCTGCTCGGCAAGTGGCTGCCCCAGTTGATGAAGGCCCCCGTCCAGGAAAGCACCAAGGCCGACTTCGAGGCGCTCAAGGCTCGCATCGAAGGCGCCGATAGCTGA
- a CDS encoding cytochrome P450 — MKYPPGPKGRRLHNLRQRTENFGAFADELRRDYGEVVSFELPFMKCCVVFDAELVREVLVTQQQYFRPWFPGDLSDDWKYGSISLHQGEEHRRRAEFMTSVFAGDSEGAYAEVIAEQATILRERLAAGQGVDLVKEFERFAWDAIVEIVLGRGVELPRQLGEDTLTLQKTYLLLDILPGPRLFKSLPLPVLRRGRKSVGLVDAAIYGAMRRARDSGYSGRDVVAQYVRALDLEGAAGGLDSDQAIRDELIILLTGFIDAPTSALTFGVHYLARNPDVRLKVEREADAVLNGGSVQPADFDRLPYTGAVLDEVLRIDPPTAVMLPKEATEDRVLGGYLIPRGTLVHVAMRALHHGSEHWDRPSDFRPERWLEESPPHCPAHAYIPFGLGPHFCQGMDIARRIFVFGMASLVNRLRLEPRSTDPPNRNDTAVGVVGPWTADVHERQDSSRLQAGEQHA, encoded by the coding sequence GTGAAGTACCCCCCCGGGCCGAAAGGTCGCCGGCTCCACAACCTCCGGCAGCGAACGGAGAACTTCGGCGCGTTCGCGGACGAACTCCGTCGCGATTACGGAGAGGTCGTCTCCTTCGAGCTTCCCTTCATGAAGTGCTGCGTCGTCTTCGACGCCGAACTCGTTCGCGAGGTCCTGGTCACACAGCAGCAGTACTTCCGACCCTGGTTCCCGGGCGATCTGTCGGACGACTGGAAGTACGGCTCGATCTCGCTGCACCAGGGCGAGGAGCACCGGCGAAGAGCCGAGTTCATGACATCGGTCTTCGCCGGCGACTCCGAGGGCGCCTACGCGGAGGTCATCGCCGAACAGGCGACGATCCTGAGAGAACGACTCGCTGCCGGCCAGGGCGTCGACCTCGTCAAGGAGTTCGAACGCTTCGCCTGGGACGCGATCGTCGAGATCGTGCTCGGCCGCGGCGTCGAGCTGCCCCGTCAACTGGGAGAGGACACGCTCACGCTCCAGAAGACGTACCTGCTGCTGGACATCCTGCCCGGGCCGAGACTGTTCAAGTCCCTGCCGCTGCCGGTCCTCCGACGAGGCAGGAAGAGCGTCGGGCTCGTCGACGCCGCGATCTACGGCGCCATGCGGAGAGCCCGTGACTCCGGCTACTCCGGCAGGGACGTCGTCGCGCAGTACGTGCGGGCCCTGGACCTCGAGGGCGCCGCGGGTGGTCTGGACTCCGATCAGGCGATCCGGGACGAGCTGATCATCCTGCTGACTGGCTTCATCGACGCGCCGACCAGCGCCCTCACCTTCGGCGTCCACTACCTGGCCAGGAATCCCGACGTCCGTCTGAAGGTGGAGCGGGAGGCGGACGCGGTCCTGAACGGCGGCAGCGTCCAGCCCGCCGACTTCGACCGGCTGCCGTACACCGGCGCCGTCCTCGACGAAGTGCTCCGGATCGATCCTCCGACCGCCGTCATGCTGCCCAAGGAGGCAACCGAGGATCGCGTGCTGGGCGGCTACCTGATTCCCAGGGGCACGCTCGTTCACGTGGCGATGAGGGCTCTGCACCACGGATCCGAGCACTGGGATCGGCCGTCGGACTTCCGGCCGGAGCGCTGGCTCGAGGAATCGCCGCCACACTGCCCGGCCCATGCCTACATACCGTTCGGGCTGGGCCCCCACTTCTGCCAGGGAATGGACATCGCCCGCCGAATCTTCGTGTTCGGTATGGCGTCTCTGGTCAACCGGCTCCGGCTGGAGCCCCGGTCCACCGATCCACCGAACCGGAACGACACGGCCGTCGGCGTCGTCGGGCCGTGGACGGCGGACGTTCACGAGAGGCAGGACTCGAGCCGCCTCCAAGCAGGGGAGCAACATGCCTGA
- a CDS encoding cytochrome P450, with product MNDMRPQLPPGPPRKKLQTMRRLAADYTGFFHWLHEHWGDIVYFEVPNGGHCAVFDPDIAEDLVRKPELFQKDTPAFAFEVIQSPCLARTPFGDEHRRLTDLTVTAFTPERTAAFRRIAVLEASSFAEELTEGSTVDFRAEVERYTWNALTTSMLGAGRELGPGPGLAMMRAAKLSFIVFAMPGYRLIRKLPLPHDLKARKAIRPLDAAVYDSIRKARDPDSRETSLIAHFVQATERGESDWSFSSDSEIRDEAYAAFVGAWDPAVHAMAYIPHYLSGNPGVRARLEEEVDRVAGDRPLRAEDLERLPYAEAVFNELLRLQPAAPLLVPRRAVRDTSLGGYFIPRGTLVEVVTHVMHRRVDYWRDAEEFRPERWLEGQACPRGGYLPFGLEPRGCRGVPLAMAVLVSGLAALVRKWRLEPESDELPADGLEVGILSSPIRTRVVSRKAA from the coding sequence ATGAACGACATGCGGCCTCAGCTTCCGCCGGGCCCGCCACGGAAGAAGCTCCAGACGATGCGCCGGCTGGCGGCCGACTACACCGGTTTCTTCCACTGGCTTCACGAACACTGGGGCGACATCGTCTACTTCGAAGTGCCCAACGGTGGGCACTGCGCGGTCTTCGACCCGGATATCGCCGAGGACTTGGTGCGGAAACCCGAGTTGTTCCAGAAGGACACTCCGGCTTTCGCCTTCGAGGTCATTCAGTCCCCCTGCCTGGCCAGGACGCCGTTCGGCGACGAGCACCGACGCCTCACGGACCTCACGGTCACCGCGTTCACCCCCGAGCGGACGGCGGCGTTCAGGCGGATCGCCGTCTTGGAGGCGTCGTCCTTCGCCGAGGAGCTCACGGAGGGAAGCACCGTCGACTTCCGGGCCGAGGTCGAGCGCTACACATGGAACGCGCTGACGACTTCGATGCTCGGCGCCGGGCGTGAACTGGGCCCGGGGCCGGGTCTGGCCATGATGAGAGCGGCCAAGCTCAGTTTCATCGTGTTCGCCATGCCCGGATACAGGCTGATCAGGAAACTGCCCCTGCCGCACGATCTGAAGGCGCGCAAGGCGATCAGACCGCTCGATGCGGCCGTGTACGACTCGATCCGGAAGGCCAGGGATCCCGACAGCCGGGAAACGAGCCTGATCGCGCACTTTGTCCAGGCGACGGAGCGGGGAGAGTCGGACTGGTCATTCAGCAGTGACTCGGAGATTCGCGACGAGGCGTACGCGGCCTTCGTCGGCGCCTGGGATCCGGCGGTCCATGCGATGGCCTACATTCCGCACTACCTGAGCGGCAATCCGGGGGTTCGGGCGCGGCTCGAGGAGGAAGTGGATCGCGTCGCCGGCGACCGGCCGCTGCGTGCTGAGGACCTCGAGCGGCTCCCCTACGCCGAGGCCGTCTTCAACGAGCTGCTTCGTCTTCAGCCTGCAGCCCCGCTACTGGTGCCCCGCAGGGCGGTGCGGGACACGTCGCTGGGCGGCTACTTCATACCGAGGGGCACTCTGGTCGAAGTCGTCACGCACGTGATGCACCGCCGGGTCGACTACTGGCGGGACGCCGAAGAGTTCAGGCCTGAGCGCTGGCTGGAGGGACAGGCATGCCCGCGGGGGGGCTACTTGCCGTTCGGCCTGGAGCCCAGGGGCTGCAGGGGCGTGCCCCTGGCCATGGCCGTCCTCGTGTCCGGACTGGCCGCTCTGGTTCGGAAGTGGCGACTGGAACCTGAGTCCGACGAGTTGCCGGCCGACGGCCTGGAGGTCGGGATCCTGAGCAGCCCCATCCGCACCAGGGTGGTGTCCCGAAAGGCCGCGTAG
- a CDS encoding acyl-CoA dehydrogenase family protein — protein MGRYGLTDEVVELRERMREFIDGEVIPAEPELESESGEDRTRGRLAELKALAKQRGLWALGHPAEIGGGGLPLMPFVYLNEIIGRSHYGQIAVGSASMQDSIMLHLYASDEQRERWLKPLVAGDIYPSVGLTEPEVAGSDPTLMQTRAVLDGDDWVINGHKWFTSGASRAAFTTCFALTEPEAQGHRKFSSIIVPTDTPGYEIVRAVPTMGTTSGQHCEVRYNDVRVPKDNLLGGRGEGFVIAQRRLGPGRIFHCMRWLGQAQRAFELMCDRAKSRWAHGSYLSEKGEIQRYVAESAAEIQAARLMTLDAAEAMDRGEQARVEISLIKFWGARMLHNVIDRAIQVHGALGVTGDTPLEKMYREARYARLYDGPDEVHRMVVARRILRDPLGRVPWGTINGGEN, from the coding sequence ATGGGCAGGTACGGTCTGACGGACGAGGTGGTCGAACTCCGCGAGCGGATGCGGGAGTTCATCGACGGTGAGGTGATTCCGGCCGAGCCGGAGCTGGAGTCGGAGTCGGGAGAGGACCGCACGCGCGGCCGGTTGGCCGAGCTCAAGGCGCTGGCCAAGCAGCGGGGCCTTTGGGCGCTGGGCCATCCGGCCGAGATCGGCGGCGGCGGGCTGCCGCTCATGCCCTTCGTCTACCTCAACGAGATCATCGGCCGGTCGCACTACGGGCAGATCGCCGTCGGCTCCGCGTCGATGCAGGACTCGATCATGCTCCACTTGTACGCCAGCGACGAGCAGAGGGAGCGTTGGCTCAAGCCGCTGGTGGCGGGCGACATCTACCCGTCGGTTGGCCTCACCGAGCCGGAGGTGGCGGGCTCCGATCCGACCCTGATGCAGACCCGGGCCGTGCTCGACGGCGACGACTGGGTGATCAACGGGCACAAGTGGTTCACCAGCGGCGCCAGCCGGGCCGCGTTCACGACCTGCTTCGCGCTGACCGAGCCGGAGGCCCAGGGGCACCGCAAGTTCTCATCGATCATCGTGCCGACGGACACGCCCGGCTACGAGATCGTGCGGGCGGTGCCGACGATGGGCACCACGTCCGGCCAGCACTGCGAGGTGCGCTACAACGACGTCCGGGTGCCGAAGGACAACCTGCTCGGCGGCCGCGGCGAGGGTTTCGTCATCGCCCAGAGGCGCTTGGGCCCGGGGCGGATCTTCCACTGCATGAGGTGGCTCGGTCAGGCCCAGCGGGCCTTCGAGCTGATGTGCGACCGCGCCAAGTCGCGCTGGGCGCACGGCTCCTACCTGTCGGAGAAGGGTGAGATCCAGCGCTACGTCGCCGAGTCGGCGGCCGAGATCCAGGCCGCCCGGCTGATGACCCTGGACGCGGCGGAGGCGATGGACCGGGGCGAACAGGCCCGGGTCGAGATTTCGCTGATCAAGTTCTGGGGCGCGCGTATGCTGCACAACGTGATCGACCGCGCGATCCAGGTCCACGGTGCCTTGGGAGTGACGGGCGACACGCCGCTCGAGAAGATGTACCGCGAGGCGCGCTATGCGCGGCTCTACGACGGCCCGGACGAGGTGCATCGGATGGTCGTGGCGCGGCGCATCCTGCGCGATCCGCTGGGCCGGGTGCCGTGGGGCACGATCAACGGTGGCGAGAACTAG
- a CDS encoding neutral/alkaline non-lysosomal ceramidase N-terminal domain-containing protein: MNPPPIAAQLHAGAAAVEITPPAGSLLYGYGARGTNRSQGVHDPLYARALVLEADGETVALVTLDLGSIRKENTLPIRQAVLDAAGFDHVLLNASHTHSAPLFEEDFPSAGSPWIEDLERRIAGVILEAHAALRPAGVAVGWGRASEGHNRRRVLPDGSVEMFWRNRERLPTGPLDESVGVLAVDGADGEAIATVVNFAVHPVILGPENMLVSADYPGAMAALVAERGGGVPMLLQGAAGDINPFWDKTPPAEGGFEQVRMAGERLGQEVLRIRADLAAAEAFHDPATLSVKRHLVTLDPRWDLDSPVVEEGFRRHGLEASLRRYRARFPREREAEVNTVVLGTRGASQFALATFPGEFFVEHQLRLRAEAQVPHVFFAGYTNGELAYFPTIAAAAQGGYGGREATIVEVGAGEKLVDLAAISILEQAGWLHDAPP, encoded by the coding sequence GTGAATCCGCCGCCCATAGCGGCGCAACTGCACGCCGGCGCCGCCGCGGTCGAGATCACGCCGCCGGCCGGCTCCCTGCTTTACGGCTACGGCGCGCGCGGAACGAACCGGTCGCAGGGAGTTCACGACCCGCTCTACGCGCGGGCGCTCGTGCTCGAGGCGGACGGTGAGACCGTCGCGCTCGTGACGCTCGATCTCGGCTCGATCCGCAAGGAGAACACCTTGCCGATACGGCAGGCGGTCCTGGATGCCGCCGGCTTCGACCACGTCCTGCTGAACGCGTCCCACACGCACTCCGCGCCGCTGTTCGAGGAGGACTTCCCGAGCGCCGGGAGCCCGTGGATCGAGGATCTGGAGCGGAGGATCGCCGGCGTCATCCTTGAAGCCCACGCCGCTCTCCGCCCCGCCGGTGTCGCGGTCGGCTGGGGCCGGGCGAGCGAGGGGCACAACCGGCGCCGGGTTCTTCCGGACGGCAGCGTCGAGATGTTCTGGCGCAACCGCGAGCGCCTGCCGACCGGGCCGCTCGACGAGTCCGTCGGCGTGCTGGCGGTCGACGGCGCCGACGGTGAAGCGATCGCCACGGTGGTCAACTTCGCCGTTCACCCGGTCATCCTCGGGCCCGAGAACATGCTCGTCTCGGCCGACTATCCGGGCGCGATGGCGGCTCTCGTCGCCGAGCGCGGAGGCGGCGTGCCGATGCTCCTGCAAGGCGCCGCCGGCGACATCAACCCGTTCTGGGACAAGACGCCGCCCGCGGAAGGCGGCTTCGAGCAGGTCCGGATGGCGGGGGAGCGGCTGGGGCAGGAAGTCCTCCGCATCCGCGCCGACCTGGCCGCGGCGGAGGCGTTTCACGATCCGGCGACCCTGTCGGTGAAGCGCCACCTGGTGACGCTCGATCCACGCTGGGACCTTGACTCCCCGGTGGTCGAGGAGGGTTTCCGGCGCCACGGTCTGGAGGCGTCGCTTCGGAGGTACCGCGCGCGCTTCCCGCGCGAACGGGAGGCCGAAGTGAACACCGTGGTCCTCGGTACGCGCGGCGCGAGTCAGTTCGCCCTGGCCACGTTCCCGGGCGAGTTCTTCGTCGAGCACCAGCTCCGGCTGCGGGCCGAGGCCCAGGTGCCCCATGTCTTCTTCGCCGGCTACACGAACGGCGAACTCGCCTACTTCCCGACCATCGCGGCCGCCGCCCAGGGCGGCTACGGTGGCAGGGAAGCTACGATCGTCGAGGTCGGCGCCGGCGAGAAGCTGGTCGATCTTGCCGCGATCTCGATCCTCGAACAGGCCGGTTGGCTGCACGACGCGCCTCCTTGA